In Dyadobacter sp. NIV53, a single window of DNA contains:
- a CDS encoding type IX secretion system membrane protein PorP/SprF: MILKFIIQNIKWNRLLAILILISSSAIAQKDAQFSLFSLNQLYLNPAAAGAGGLTQFQLTHRTQYSGYQGTNPVDEGGSLSTQLFSFSMPIKNFGIGFYALNDKSGPRTDQDFKISASYHLPVLGGNLQLGASAGLFRQSIDYGKLRAVDPDDPLILTGVISEINPDFAVGARFENETFHVGLSLNHLLKPKYQLGSETGTNPLPRTLYFNAGVNIELGYLLDIQPIVLVKSDISTYSVEGGATVTYNKRYWVGGTYRQQDAFFIIMGGVYLLTDQSLRLSGAYDLVIGGNKTKAPSSFEVMLSYALPSPKFGKKTIIRTPRFRF; this comes from the coding sequence ATGATATTGAAGTTTATCATTCAGAATATTAAATGGAACCGGCTGCTTGCTATATTAATACTTATATCATCCAGTGCCATTGCTCAAAAAGATGCTCAGTTCAGTTTGTTTTCATTAAATCAGCTTTATCTCAATCCTGCGGCTGCGGGAGCTGGTGGATTGACTCAGTTCCAATTAACACATAGAACACAATACTCAGGATATCAGGGAACTAACCCTGTCGATGAAGGTGGTTCGCTTTCAACACAGTTGTTTTCTTTTAGCATGCCGATCAAAAACTTTGGAATTGGTTTTTATGCATTAAATGACAAAAGCGGTCCAAGAACAGATCAGGATTTTAAAATTTCGGCTTCCTATCATTTGCCTGTGCTTGGTGGCAATTTACAATTGGGAGCCAGTGCGGGATTGTTCAGACAATCAATTGATTATGGAAAGTTAAGAGCAGTTGATCCTGATGACCCTTTGATACTTACCGGGGTTATTTCGGAAATAAATCCGGATTTCGCAGTTGGTGCACGTTTTGAAAATGAAACATTTCATGTAGGGCTTTCATTAAATCATTTGTTAAAGCCAAAATACCAGCTGGGAAGCGAAACAGGCACTAATCCATTGCCAAGAACTTTATATTTCAATGCAGGAGTAAATATTGAATTGGGTTATTTGCTTGATATACAGCCGATTGTTTTGGTGAAATCTGATATATCCACTTATTCGGTAGAAGGTGGTGCAACAGTTACCTATAATAAACGGTATTGGGTTGGCGGTACCTACAGACAGCAGGATGCATTTTTTATTATTATGGGCGGGGTGTATCTGTTAACGGATCAATCATTAAGATTGTCAGGCGCTTATGATCTGGTAATTGGAGGCAATAAGACTAAGGCACCTTCATCTTTCGAGGTAATGTTATCGTATGCTTTACCATCTCCTAAATTTGGAAAAAAGACAATCATACGCACTCCGCGGTTCAGATTTTAA
- a CDS encoding SUMF1/EgtB/PvdO family nonheme iron enzyme yields MNVKVFYRDGVKSLLLVAALMLMQSCGFIKSKFGKGGKEESGVQNGEITATARKGFKQTTPAGMVVIPSGSFIMGQADEDIASSMNNMNRRVTISSFYMDDTEITNNEYRQFVNALLVDSVSVLGEEEIMSKYYPDTTAWKKDFAYSNGDPFVEYYYQHPGFDTYPVVGVSWQGAQYFSKWRTNLLHDFQNQEGQFNSTGFRLPTEAEWEWAARGGRAVAKYPWGNPYTMNAKGCFLANFKPQRGNYDADGYPYTGPANAYNPNDFGLYNMAGNVAEWTSDAYTDNATAIVWDMNPRYDNPDEPRKVVKGGSWKDIAYYLQTGTRSFEYETERRAFIGFRCVMDNVNDRGGARARRR; encoded by the coding sequence ATGAATGTGAAAGTGTTCTATCGGGATGGAGTCAAAAGTCTGCTTTTGGTAGCCGCTCTTATGCTCATGCAAAGTTGCGGATTTATTAAAAGTAAGTTTGGCAAGGGAGGAAAGGAAGAAAGCGGTGTTCAAAACGGAGAGATTACAGCTACCGCCCGTAAAGGATTTAAACAAACTACGCCGGCCGGAATGGTGGTAATACCATCAGGTTCCTTTATTATGGGCCAGGCGGATGAAGATATTGCTTCTTCGATGAATAATATGAACCGCAGGGTTACTATTAGCTCATTCTATATGGATGATACAGAAATCACCAATAATGAGTATCGCCAGTTTGTTAATGCCCTTCTTGTTGACTCTGTTTCGGTATTGGGCGAAGAAGAAATCATGTCAAAATATTATCCGGACACAACTGCCTGGAAAAAAGATTTTGCTTACTCAAACGGTGATCCTTTTGTAGAATATTACTATCAGCATCCTGGTTTTGATACATATCCGGTAGTGGGTGTTAGCTGGCAGGGAGCCCAGTATTTTTCTAAATGGCGCACCAACTTATTACATGATTTTCAAAACCAGGAAGGACAGTTTAATTCTACCGGTTTCAGGTTACCAACAGAAGCGGAATGGGAATGGGCTGCAAGAGGCGGACGTGCCGTTGCCAAATATCCTTGGGGAAATCCATATACTATGAATGCAAAGGGTTGTTTCCTTGCTAACTTCAAACCGCAAAGAGGTAATTATGATGCCGATGGATATCCTTATACTGGTCCTGCCAATGCATATAATCCTAATGATTTCGGTTTATATAATATGGCTGGAAACGTAGCAGAGTGGACTTCTGATGCTTATACTGATAATGCTACCGCTATTGTTTGGGATATGAACCCAAGATATGATAATCCTGATGAGCCCCGCAAAGTCGTAAAAGGCGGTTCATGGAAAGATATTGCTTATTATCTTCAGACCGGAACACGTAGTTTTGAATATGAAACAGAAAGGCGTGCTTTTATTGGATTCCGCTGCGTAATGGATAATGTAAATGATCGTGGTGGTGCACGTGCCCGTCGCCGTTAG
- the gldL gene encoding gliding motility protein GldL: MAKNSGPSFVWDKLVPTIYSAGAAVVILGALFKIQHWDGGSEMLTLGLGTEVIIFLLYAIQTISKPVDTEPDWTRVYPELDDDYKGPAISRAVSASGSGITAKLDNLLDSAKISPDVFDSLGKGFKNLSDTIGKMSDLTDATVATNDYAKNVKSASASINDMNKSYGVAINAMTSMADATKDAQSYRDQFQQITKNMGALNAVYELELQDTTKHLKAMNAFYGNLTAAMENMADATKESQVFKNEMNKLTTNISSLNGIYGNMLTAMRGNS, encoded by the coding sequence ATGGCTAAGAATAGCGGACCTAGTTTTGTATGGGATAAACTAGTACCAACAATATACAGCGCCGGTGCTGCCGTCGTTATTTTAGGAGCATTATTTAAAATTCAACACTGGGATGGAGGTAGCGAAATGCTAACGCTGGGTTTGGGTACAGAGGTTATTATTTTCTTATTGTATGCAATCCAGACAATTTCCAAGCCTGTTGATACTGAGCCGGACTGGACGCGCGTATATCCTGAACTGGACGATGATTACAAAGGACCGGCAATTAGCCGTGCAGTATCTGCATCCGGAAGTGGTATTACTGCTAAACTGGATAACCTGCTTGATAGTGCTAAAATATCTCCGGATGTTTTCGATAGTTTAGGAAAAGGTTTCAAAAACCTTTCTGATACTATAGGTAAAATGTCTGATCTTACAGATGCTACTGTTGCAACCAATGACTATGCGAAAAACGTAAAGTCAGCTTCTGCATCTATCAATGATATGAACAAATCTTACGGAGTTGCCATCAATGCTATGACTTCAATGGCAGATGCAACTAAGGATGCTCAATCATATCGTGATCAGTTTCAGCAAATTACTAAGAATATGGGTGCATTGAATGCAGTTTATGAATTAGAATTGCAGGATACTACCAAACACCTGAAAGCCATGAATGCTTTTTATGGCAACCTTACTGCTGCTATGGAGAATATGGCCGATGCTACAAAAGAATCGCAGGTATTTAAAAATGAGATGAATAAGTTAACAACTAATATTTCTTCTCTTAATGGCATATATGGTAATATGTTAACTGCAATGCGCGGCAATTCATAG
- the gldM gene encoding gliding motility protein GldM has product MAGGKETPRQKMIGMMYLVLTAMLALQVSSAIIEKFILLNNSLELSSGAADRINQETVLKIKAAVEKSGNRASDIAVMKQADEVRKTSSGIINELNALKQEIIAQAGAGLNEEGAIKNPQEEAKVGEMMVGGQKNGKAYKLKQSLNGYTSELNKLSPTQFLPLAMDGKDDPIAKDSRDQKNKDFAELNFAETPVAAALAVLSQKQTDIRRMESEVLNYLASKVGAADIKFDRVLAMVSADAKTVVAGTKFKGQMFIAASSSGITPRMSLNGGAIKVENGVGLIEFTAQGGGYNAEGIAKRSLTGEIRITTPAGKDTTYRMTQEYFVVKPSYQIETGTLPPLYLGCANKLSIQSPALGALWAPSFSTDGGEIINSGEKGKFTIVPSKSSLNITVSNGGSVLGSDPFRVNRVPKPTLEIRVNGAVFDERKGTPASGARSIQVAAIPDESFKNFSPADARFRVAQIEVSLARGNRRIGGVTMNGAGGSISSLAQQAQPGDRYVVTVIKVERQNFKGAVTEVEMGSPIRQVTLY; this is encoded by the coding sequence ATGGCAGGTGGAAAAGAAACACCCCGTCAAAAGATGATTGGAATGATGTATCTGGTACTTACTGCAATGCTCGCATTACAGGTAAGTTCAGCCATTATCGAAAAATTCATACTTCTGAATAATTCTTTGGAACTTTCTTCCGGAGCGGCCGATAGAATAAACCAGGAGACGGTATTAAAAATTAAAGCTGCTGTTGAGAAATCGGGTAACCGTGCATCCGATATTGCAGTTATGAAACAGGCAGATGAAGTACGCAAAACCTCTTCGGGTATCATTAATGAGTTGAATGCATTGAAACAGGAAATCATCGCACAAGCTGGTGCGGGATTGAATGAAGAAGGTGCAATTAAAAATCCTCAGGAAGAAGCCAAAGTTGGTGAAATGATGGTAGGAGGGCAAAAAAACGGGAAAGCTTACAAGCTGAAACAAAGTCTTAATGGCTATACTTCGGAACTGAACAAACTTTCACCTACTCAATTTTTGCCACTTGCAATGGATGGTAAAGATGATCCGATTGCCAAAGACAGCAGAGACCAGAAAAACAAAGACTTTGCTGAACTGAACTTTGCTGAAACACCGGTTGCAGCTGCTTTGGCAGTATTGAGCCAAAAACAAACTGACATTCGCAGAATGGAAAGTGAAGTTTTGAACTATCTGGCAAGTAAAGTAGGAGCAGCAGATATTAAGTTTGACCGAGTTTTGGCCATGGTTAGCGCTGATGCAAAAACAGTTGTAGCTGGTACCAAATTTAAAGGTCAAATGTTTATTGCGGCATCTTCTTCAGGAATTACGCCTCGGATGAGTTTGAATGGCGGTGCAATTAAAGTAGAGAATGGTGTTGGATTAATCGAGTTTACTGCACAGGGTGGTGGATACAATGCCGAAGGAATTGCTAAAAGGTCCTTAACTGGTGAAATCAGAATTACTACACCCGCCGGAAAAGATACTACTTATAGGATGACACAGGAATATTTTGTAGTGAAACCTTCTTATCAGATTGAGACTGGTACTTTACCTCCATTGTATCTGGGTTGTGCTAATAAACTAAGTATTCAGAGTCCTGCGCTTGGAGCTCTTTGGGCACCAAGTTTCTCAACTGACGGTGGTGAAATAATTAACAGCGGTGAAAAAGGCAAGTTTACAATAGTGCCAAGTAAATCATCACTGAATATTACCGTAAGCAATGGTGGTAGTGTTCTTGGTTCAGATCCGTTCAGGGTTAACCGGGTTCCTAAACCAACGTTGGAAATAAGAGTTAACGGTGCAGTTTTTGATGAAAGAAAAGGAACTCCTGCTTCCGGAGCCAGAAGTATTCAGGTTGCTGCCATTCCTGATGAAAGTTTCAAGAATTTTTCTCCTGCGGATGCAAGGTTCAGAGTTGCCCAGATAGAAGTTTCTTTAGCCCGGGGAAACAGAAGAATCGGAGGCGTAACTATGAACGGTGCCGGTGGTTCTATATCTTCTCTAGCTCAGCAGGCACAACCTGGTGACAGATACGTGGTTACAGTAATAAAAGTAGAACGCCAAAATTTTAAAGGAGCTGTAACGGAAGTTGAAATGGGAAGTCCAATTCGCCAGGTTACATTATACTAA
- the gldN gene encoding gliding motility protein GldN: protein MNGKTIAWSLLALSIGHSAALAQEKIDSTENRFSSRPIGDEDIMMKRTLWRRVDLKEKQNISMFSKNNEITRYLMDAAKAGLIDAYSNDSCTVKLTSQEIHKRILIPNQTAGLSAEEIAAGFGTPAAAADDGWGNKPKPEAAKQANTTTDDGWGNTKKDPKKEEVAAADDGWGPPKKKSTKKKGAKDAKVEAPVVEAAPVDTFQTQQLAATEEEYFPDQLSILEVKEDWTFDKKRSRLYNDIQTLSIVLPSEQTATGLELPVASFRYKDVERLFRSDPKKYIWYNTHNTAQNKNLADAFDLRLFYGRITKYSNANDRAFLDIYGGDKEALIKSLNYEQELMELEHGLWEY, encoded by the coding sequence ATGAACGGAAAAACAATTGCATGGTCACTGTTGGCATTATCAATAGGACATAGTGCTGCTCTTGCTCAGGAAAAAATTGATTCGACTGAAAATCGTTTTTCTTCGCGTCCGATTGGTGATGAAGATATCATGATGAAAAGGACATTGTGGAGAAGAGTCGATCTTAAAGAGAAACAGAATATTTCCATGTTTTCTAAAAATAACGAGATCACCCGTTATTTGATGGATGCTGCGAAAGCAGGGTTGATCGATGCATATTCAAATGATTCTTGCACGGTTAAACTAACTTCCCAGGAAATTCATAAAAGGATACTAATTCCAAACCAAACGGCGGGTTTATCTGCTGAAGAAATTGCAGCTGGATTTGGGACTCCCGCCGCCGCAGCGGATGATGGCTGGGGAAATAAGCCAAAGCCAGAGGCAGCCAAACAAGCTAATACAACTACGGATGACGGATGGGGAAATACCAAAAAAGACCCTAAAAAAGAAGAAGTTGCAGCAGCAGACGATGGTTGGGGACCACCTAAAAAGAAATCTACCAAGAAAAAAGGTGCAAAAGACGCTAAGGTTGAAGCTCCTGTCGTAGAAGCGGCTCCTGTTGATACTTTTCAGACTCAGCAGTTAGCTGCTACCGAAGAAGAATACTTTCCGGATCAGTTGTCTATTTTGGAAGTGAAGGAAGACTGGACTTTTGATAAAAAGAGATCACGTTTGTATAATGACATTCAGACTCTTTCAATAGTTCTTCCATCAGAACAAACTGCAACAGGTTTGGAATTGCCGGTAGCTTCGTTCCGTTATAAGGATGTAGAGCGTTTATTCCGCAGTGATCCTAAGAAATATATCTGGTACAACACGCATAATACGGCTCAGAACAAAAATCTGGCTGATGCATTTGACCTGCGTCTTTTTTACGGAAGAATAACGAAATACTCCAATGCAAACGACAGGGCATTTCTGGATATTTATGGAGGAGACAAAGAGGCACTTATAAAATCTTTGAATTACGAGCAGGAATTAATGGAACTGGAACACGGCCTTTGGGAATATTAA
- a CDS encoding collagen-like protein: protein MFKKLLLVAWVCVALFLVNCKGDDGAVGPKGDTGATGPTGPAGPAGADGASDTTGSVGSVIYSFGEVTADTGRYVFGFDELTADDEEFIDASTIQVFAKSGGLWWPLPGNVEFEKGFSTFSYAYGVENSQFLVYLYSTNWSEDQDTAPTRILDDLRLVLIPGVVRNVRSNANVNWKNYDQTIAALGLNETNVKKLDYSAKQGYQKLMASKIIR, encoded by the coding sequence TGTTCAAAAAATTATTATTAGTTGCTTGGGTTTGCGTAGCATTGTTTTTAGTGAATTGCAAGGGCGATGACGGAGCAGTTGGCCCAAAAGGTGATACAGGTGCTACCGGCCCTACAGGACCAGCCGGACCTGCAGGTGCAGATGGTGCTAGCGATACTACAGGAAGTGTTGGATCAGTTATTTATTCCTTTGGTGAGGTTACTGCGGACACCGGCAGATATGTATTCGGTTTCGATGAATTAACTGCCGATGATGAAGAATTTATCGACGCATCCACGATTCAGGTCTTTGCAAAAAGTGGGGGGTTATGGTGGCCTTTACCAGGCAATGTAGAATTCGAGAAGGGCTTCAGTACTTTTAGCTATGCTTATGGTGTAGAGAATTCCCAATTTTTAGTCTACTTGTATTCAACCAATTGGTCAGAAGACCAGGATACAGCACCAACCCGAATTTTAGATGATCTTCGGTTAGTATTAATCCCAGGTGTAGTTAGAAATGTAAGATCCAACGCTAACGTTAACTGGAAGAATTATGATCAAACCATAGCTGCACTTGGTTTAAATGAAACCAATGTTAAGAAATTAGACTATAGCGCGAAACAAGGATACCAAAAACTAATGGCTTCGAAGATTATTAGATAA